The DNA segment ACCGGTTGAGCCGAGCGTACCGATTACATCGCCTTGTTCCACTTCATCGCCTACTGTCGTTGCGATCTCATGTAAATGTAAATAGTTCGTTGATAAGCCGGATGGATGACGGATGGTGACATAATTTCCGCGCGTAGAGCTGTACCCGGCATCGGTCACTGTCCCGTCAGCCGCGGCATAAATGAGATCGCCGACATTTCCCTTGATATCCAGGCCGTTATGCAGTGTTGGTCTGCCGGTAAATGGGTCCTGGCGTTTTCCGAAGGGCGAGGTCGTCTTTAGAGAATCCGCTGGCCAAAACGTCGGCAGAATGCGCATCATTTCCTTATATTCTGTCACGGCTACCTTCGTTTGTTCCAGCCTCGCCTGCAAGTCAGGCATTTCTTCGAGAGACGTGGATATGCTCTCTTTCGTCTCCTCAATGAGAGAAGCAATATCCTCCTCGGTTAAAGGAATGAGTTCACCGCCCATCCCTTCCACATCCTGCTTGTTGTTCGAAGTTTCCCATGACAAGGCAGAAGCGGAATGAA comes from the Paenibacillus lentus genome and includes:
- a CDS encoding M23 family metallopeptidase, with the protein product MKLGFKGKNQRYTVLVVPEGSQPVFRLRMTSTYLLVGLIAAILLLGTALVLFTLNRTHAFKIAALETKLSTSSEQLQATVNDKEQEIDRLLLQLVELWEKSKTLETKMTELEKLEAELKSITNGEKTGGEIHSASALSWETSNNKQDVEGMGGELIPLTEEDIASLIEETKESISTSLEEMPDLQARLEQTKVAVTEYKEMMRILPTFWPADSLKTTSPFGKRQDPFTGRPTLHNGLDIKGNVGDLIYAAADGTVTDAGYSSTRGNYVTIRHPSGLSTNYLHLHEIATTVGDEVEQGDVIGTLGSTGRSTGPHLHFEVVKNGVMVDPEIYLIKPEKEEDE